One Arcobacter arenosus DNA window includes the following coding sequences:
- a CDS encoding COG3400 family protein translates to MKKILVILDGIVAKKLMKRIVETNTRDNNYDVVYMNDSIVPENKASNFTFYKFDPTSESKLAMVLDKDIHSQVLVALNSKDEMLNVIKNIRSRKSNLPISILDYWGIELSDPYLNIYKGIEVLANGMVERLPNIPVMAQNIGLKQGEIMEIKIPFGSSYAYRYIGSIEQRDWKIFGLYRNDQLVNIKPSLILKPNDIILVIGKPTVLMQIYNAIGKSQGQFPMPFGHNIYLYLDMFILSKKRVLDIVEELKYLNKRLKNSKLFIRITRPTNVGILEYIKDVFGKNDAVEIKMDYHDIGMEKLLKSDTKTLDIGMIILANENFKDKSKIKHLLDLKLPIFKLGENLNASIKRTVIILNDINSYEQISPVVFDVASQFKTKTKIFDMDPVGEDEDKTHLLDHFENLSKIFNEKIEIISNDKNPIRELKKQENILQILPLKEGMLNKRLSWKFLYTNPDLISFDMRKFNQLLIPIIEE, encoded by the coding sequence ATGAAAAAAATATTAGTAATTTTAGATGGTATTGTTGCTAAAAAACTTATGAAAAGAATTGTTGAAACTAATACAAGAGACAACAATTATGATGTAGTTTATATGAATGATTCCATTGTTCCTGAAAACAAAGCTTCCAATTTTACTTTTTATAAATTTGACCCCACTTCTGAGTCTAAACTCGCAATGGTTTTAGATAAAGATATACACAGTCAAGTATTAGTTGCACTTAATTCAAAAGATGAGATGTTAAATGTAATTAAAAATATAAGAAGTAGAAAAAGTAATTTGCCAATTTCAATTTTAGATTATTGGGGGATTGAATTAAGTGACCCTTATTTAAATATTTATAAAGGTATTGAAGTTTTAGCAAATGGGATGGTTGAGAGGCTTCCTAATATTCCTGTTATGGCACAAAATATTGGGCTAAAACAAGGTGAGATTATGGAAATTAAAATACCTTTTGGTAGTTCTTATGCCTATAGATATATTGGTTCAATTGAACAAAGAGATTGGAAAATCTTTGGTTTATATAGAAATGACCAGTTAGTAAATATCAAGCCCTCTTTGATTTTAAAACCAAATGATATTATTTTAGTAATTGGGAAACCAACTGTATTGATGCAAATTTATAATGCAATTGGAAAGTCTCAAGGACAATTTCCAATGCCTTTTGGTCACAATATCTATTTATATCTTGATATGTTTATACTTTCTAAAAAAAGAGTTTTGGATATTGTTGAAGAGCTTAAATATTTAAATAAAAGATTAAAAAATAGTAAACTTTTTATTAGAATTACAAGACCTACAAATGTAGGTATTTTAGAATATATTAAAGATGTATTTGGGAAAAATGATGCCGTTGAGATAAAAATGGATTACCATGATATTGGGATGGAAAAACTATTAAAATCTGATACAAAAACTTTAGATATTGGGATGATAATTCTTGCAAATGAAAACTTTAAAGATAAATCAAAAATTAAACACCTATTAGATTTAAAACTACCAATCTTTAAGTTAGGGGAAAATTTAAATGCTTCTATTAAAAGAACAGTTATTATTCTAAATGATATAAACTCTTATGAGCAAATATCTCCTGTTGTATTTGATGTTGCAAGTCAATTTAAAACAAAAACAAAGATTTTTGATATGGACCCTGTTGGTGAAGATGAGGATAAAACTCACCTACTTGATCATTTTGAAAATCTATCAAAAATATTTAATGAAAAAATTGAGATTATCTCAAATGATAAAAATCCAATTAGAGAATTAAAAAAACAAGAAAATATCTTACAAATCTTACCTTTAAAAGAGGGTATGTTAAACAAAAGACTTTCTTGGAAATTTTTATATACAAATCCAGATTTAATATCATTTGATATGAGAAAATTTAATCAATTGCTGATACCAATTATTGAAGAATAA
- a CDS encoding ATP-binding protein: protein MLIRSNKIFIKIFVTMFISIMFFTTIYSIYTLSKQKSQILKALDTQASNMSKMLIYISSDAIILNDGSIIVEVFDKFLNQNSMVEELIFSRSTGDSYVVRDNNWSYEEKLHEIYDNKNSNESSYKIVYSENLKKDVFLYNYPIFLSNTKWGELHMSLSLAEYNSNLKNMYLEFIAFFIFSVLTIIIVSYLIAKKLSMPVIKLNKVAKKIKKGNLELRSDYKSNDELGELSTSFNEMIATIERSQKALHKSREDLEIKVKDRTLELYETNKELEDKTKALEELNRSLDSRIKEELKKREKQEELMIQQSRLAAMGEMIANISHQWRQPLSAITTSASGIRLEKEFGMSDDERELDKLDTIVKTSNYLSKTIDDFSNFFRPNKTKQEFDIEIELDRALTLVGASLKFNYIEVKKEFEKCGKVYGLPNEFSQAVMNILTNAKDILVERKIDNPLVTIRIYEEDNCGVLEIEDNGGGIDTEVLPKIFEPYYTTKHQSQGTGIGLYMSKVIVEQNMQGKLTAKNINDGVIFTIKIPMV from the coding sequence ATGTTAATTAGAAGTAATAAAATATTTATTAAAATATTTGTAACAATGTTTATTTCTATAATGTTCTTTACTACTATATATTCTATATATACCCTATCAAAGCAAAAATCACAAATTCTTAAAGCTTTAGATACTCAAGCATCAAATATGTCAAAAATGCTTATTTATATCTCTTCTGATGCAATTATTTTAAATGATGGTTCTATTATTGTTGAAGTTTTTGATAAGTTTCTAAATCAAAACTCAATGGTTGAAGAGCTGATTTTTTCTAGAAGCACTGGGGATTCATATGTTGTTAGAGACAATAACTGGAGCTATGAAGAAAAACTTCATGAGATTTATGATAATAAGAATTCTAATGAAAGTTCCTATAAAATCGTTTATTCCGAAAATTTAAAAAAAGATGTTTTTTTATATAACTATCCTATTTTTTTATCAAATACAAAATGGGGTGAATTACATATGAGCCTCTCTTTAGCGGAGTACAATTCAAATTTAAAGAATATGTACCTTGAGTTTATTGCTTTTTTTATCTTTAGTGTTTTAACAATTATTATTGTTTCATATCTTATTGCAAAAAAACTTTCAATGCCAGTTATAAAATTAAATAAGGTTGCAAAAAAGATTAAAAAAGGGAATTTAGAACTTAGAAGTGATTATAAATCAAATGATGAATTAGGTGAACTCTCTACAAGTTTTAATGAGATGATTGCAACAATTGAAAGATCGCAAAAAGCTTTACATAAATCTAGGGAAGATTTAGAAATTAAGGTAAAAGATAGAACTTTAGAGTTGTATGAAACAAATAAAGAACTTGAAGATAAAACTAAAGCTTTAGAGGAATTAAATAGAAGTCTTGATTCTAGGATAAAAGAGGAACTTAAAAAAAGAGAGAAACAAGAAGAGCTAATGATACAGCAATCAAGACTAGCTGCAATGGGTGAGATGATTGCAAATATTTCACATCAATGGAGACAACCATTATCTGCAATTACAACATCAGCTTCAGGAATTAGATTAGAAAAAGAGTTTGGAATGTCTGATGATGAAAGGGAATTAGACAAACTTGATACTATTGTAAAAACTTCTAATTATTTATCTAAAACAATAGATGATTTTAGTAATTTCTTTAGACCAAATAAAACAAAACAAGAATTTGATATTGAAATTGAACTTGATAGGGCTTTAACTTTAGTTGGGGCAAGTTTAAAATTTAACTATATTGAAGTAAAAAAAGAGTTTGAAAAATGTGGTAAAGTTTATGGTCTACCAAATGAATTTTCACAAGCTGTTATGAATATTTTAACCAATGCAAAAGATATTTTAGTTGAAAGAAAAATAGATAATCCACTTGTTACTATTAGAATTTATGAGGAAGACAACTGTGGAGTTTTAGAAATAGAGGATAATGGTGGAGGAATCGATACTGAGGTTTTACCAAAAATATTTGAACCATACTATACTACAAAACACCAATCCCAAGGGACAGGAATTGGTCTTTATATGTCAAAAGTAATTGTTGAACAGAATATGCAAGGGAAATTAACGGCTAAAAATATTAATGATGGCGTTATCTTTACTATAAAAATACCAATGGTATAA
- a CDS encoding succinyldiaminopimelate transaminase, whose protein sequence is MNFEKYPFEKLNELLEGITPNEKYELSALTIGEPKFQTPDFIQSELKENTSLLQKYPASAGENYLKEAMVNFVKNRFNVSLELNQIIPTFGTREVLFNFPQYVLFDKKNPIIAFTNPFYQIYEGAAIASRAEVIHIDLTKENDFKASLSDDELKKCDLVILNYPNNPTSAEMTKEELALWVKKALEFDFILVNDECYSEIYFDEATKPASLLEASIEAGNSEFKNVIVMNSISKRSSAPGLRSGFIAGDKEILEGYMKYRTYIGCAAPVPLQKAAAVAWNDDNHVEEFRKIYRKNFQIAQEILGITPPKATFYIWLEVEDELEFTKELFKEKHIKVLPGSFLGRNGIGKGYVRIALVENETKTREVLQRLKDFIDG, encoded by the coding sequence ATGAATTTTGAAAAATATCCATTTGAGAAATTAAATGAATTATTAGAGGGAATTACACCAAATGAAAAGTATGAATTATCAGCTTTAACAATTGGTGAGCCAAAATTCCAAACACCGGATTTTATCCAATCTGAATTAAAAGAGAATACATCTTTATTACAAAAATATCCTGCAAGTGCAGGGGAAAACTATTTAAAAGAAGCTATGGTAAATTTTGTTAAAAATAGATTTAATGTAAGTTTAGAACTTAACCAAATAATACCAACATTTGGTACAAGGGAGGTATTATTTAATTTCCCTCAATATGTTCTTTTTGACAAAAAAAATCCAATTATAGCTTTTACTAATCCTTTTTATCAAATATATGAAGGTGCTGCAATTGCTAGTAGGGCTGAGGTTATACATATTGATTTAACAAAAGAGAATGATTTTAAAGCAAGTCTTAGTGATGATGAACTAAAAAAATGTGATTTAGTGATTTTAAATTATCCTAATAATCCTACATCTGCAGAGATGACAAAAGAGGAATTAGCTTTATGGGTAAAAAAAGCACTAGAGTTTGATTTTATTTTAGTAAATGATGAGTGTTATTCTGAAATTTATTTTGATGAAGCAACAAAACCAGCTTCTCTTTTAGAAGCTTCAATTGAAGCTGGAAATAGTGAATTTAAAAATGTGATTGTAATGAATTCAATTTCTAAAAGAAGTTCAGCACCAGGTTTAAGATCTGGGTTTATTGCAGGTGACAAAGAGATTTTAGAAGGGTATATGAAATATAGAACATATATTGGATGTGCTGCACCTGTTCCTCTTCAAAAAGCAGCTGCTGTTGCTTGGAATGATGATAATCATGTTGAAGAGTTTAGAAAAATTTATAGAAAGAATTTTCAAATAGCTCAAGAGATTTTAGGGATTACTCCTCCAAAAGCTACTTTTTATATCTGGCTAGAGGTTGAAGATGAGCTAGAATTTACAAAAGAGCTTTTTAAAGAGAAACATATAAAAGTATTGCCAGGAAGTTTCTTAGGAAGAAATGGTATTGGAAAAGGTTATGTAAGAATAGCATTAGTAGAAAATGAAACAAAAACAAGAGAAGTTTTACAAAGATTAAAGGATTTTATTGATGGATAA
- a CDS encoding diguanylate cyclase yields the protein MKKLNKDLLESLTVLYVEDEEMIKEEVSFFCKRFIPNFHVASNGLEGIEVYKKINPDVIVTDIQMPKMNGIDMLRELKTTTPVIITTAFSDIEYFLYAIELKVNKFIIKPVDLKELLTNIQESVVSKRLQDRLFEKENVLKILDENVLMSVTDKDGNIIDASSIYCELIGYTKEELIGNTHSILRHEDTPDEFYKEMWEEIKKGKIFKSEIKNRKKNQEEFWSNLTITPVLNQEGEIENFLAIREDITNKKKLEQLAIKDETTDIYNRRYFNTIIEKENRRLTREKTTLSLAIIDVDYFKSYNDTYGHPKGDEALVAIANVLKLKSSRASDYAFRLGGEEFGLIFTSNSVEESFQFLESIIEEIESLKIAHENSLCSEYVTISAGLIIVNSEKLLDSKDMYRLADKALYEAKENGRNQVVLSSFNKKD from the coding sequence ATGAAAAAGTTAAATAAAGATTTACTAGAATCTCTAACTGTACTCTATGTTGAAGATGAAGAGATGATAAAAGAAGAGGTCTCTTTTTTCTGTAAAAGATTTATTCCAAATTTTCATGTTGCTTCAAATGGTCTTGAGGGTATAGAGGTTTATAAAAAGATTAACCCTGATGTAATAGTTACAGATATACAAATGCCTAAAATGAATGGTATTGATATGTTAAGGGAACTTAAAACTACAACACCCGTTATTATTACCACTGCTTTTTCTGATATAGAATATTTTTTATATGCAATAGAACTAAAAGTTAATAAATTTATAATAAAACCAGTTGATTTAAAAGAGTTACTTACAAATATTCAAGAATCAGTTGTAAGTAAAAGATTACAAGATAGATTATTTGAAAAAGAGAATGTACTTAAAATTTTAGATGAAAACGTATTGATGTCAGTTACAGATAAAGATGGTAACATAATTGATGCAAGTAGTATTTATTGTGAATTAATTGGTTACACAAAAGAGGAACTAATTGGCAATACTCATAGTATACTTAGACATGAAGATACCCCAGATGAATTTTATAAAGAAATGTGGGAAGAGATAAAAAAAGGGAAGATATTTAAATCTGAAATTAAAAACAGAAAGAAAAACCAAGAAGAGTTTTGGTCAAATTTAACAATCACACCTGTTTTAAATCAAGAGGGTGAAATAGAAAACTTTTTAGCTATTAGAGAAGATATTACAAATAAGAAAAAACTAGAACAATTAGCTATTAAAGATGAAACAACAGATATTTATAATAGACGATATTTTAATACAATTATTGAAAAAGAAAATAGAAGATTAACAAGGGAAAAAACAACTCTTTCTTTAGCGATTATTGATGTGGATTATTTCAAAAGCTATAATGATACCTATGGACATCCAAAGGGTGATGAAGCTTTAGTTGCAATTGCAAATGTTTTAAAACTTAAATCTTCTAGGGCTAGTGATTATGCCTTTAGACTTGGGGGAGAAGAGTTTGGACTTATATTTACTAGTAACAGTGTTGAAGAGTCTTTTCAGTTTTTAGAATCTATTATAGAAGAGATAGAGTCTTTAAAAATTGCCCATGAAAATAGTTTATGCAGTGAATATGTAACTATTTCAGCAGGTTTAATTATTGTAAATTCTGAAAAGTTATTAGATTCAAAAGATATGTATAGATTAGCCGATAAAGCTTTATATGAAGCAAAAGAAAATGGAAGAAATCAAGTAGTTTTATCTAGTTTCAATAAGAAGGATTAA
- a CDS encoding response regulator transcription factor, with amino-acid sequence MKKVDKSLFENLTVLYVEDDDMTVEEISFFLKKYVKKLLIAKNGQEGIDLFKAHKPNIVISDIQMPIKNGLDMCEEILKIEEDFPIVLTSAYSDGDYLIKAIELGIEKYLLKPINMIEMLAVIQKSLNLGKQNKLCDDFDDYVQFLLDSNPSFMFILHGEEIEYANKNFLKQLGHENINSLKEASKLCKDIFTLENLEEDENWIDYIVKNSDKSHLISVKKTGHNLKSEFFVTHKYFKSTNKSVLIFIDTQEQKLKKIENITNQILNKNLEKKDYINGLEKINKICAL; translated from the coding sequence TTGAAAAAAGTTGATAAAAGTCTATTTGAAAATTTAACAGTTCTTTATGTAGAAGATGATGATATGACAGTTGAGGAGATTAGTTTTTTTCTTAAAAAATATGTAAAAAAACTTCTTATTGCTAAAAATGGCCAAGAGGGAATTGATTTATTTAAAGCTCACAAGCCTAATATTGTGATTTCTGATATACAAATGCCTATTAAAAATGGTTTAGATATGTGTGAAGAGATTTTAAAAATTGAAGAAGATTTCCCTATAGTTTTAACAAGTGCATATAGTGATGGTGATTATTTAATAAAGGCAATTGAACTTGGAATTGAAAAATACCTTTTAAAACCAATTAATATGATTGAAATGTTAGCTGTAATTCAAAAATCATTAAACCTAGGCAAGCAAAATAAGCTATGTGATGACTTTGATGATTATGTGCAGTTTTTACTTGATAGTAATCCATCTTTTATGTTTATTCTTCATGGGGAAGAGATTGAATATGCAAACAAAAATTTTTTAAAGCAATTAGGTCATGAGAATATAAATTCATTAAAAGAAGCAAGTAAGTTATGTAAAGATATTTTTACCCTTGAAAATTTAGAAGAAGATGAAAACTGGATTGATTATATTGTTAAAAATAGCGATAAAAGTCATTTAATATCAGTAAAAAAAACTGGACATAATCTAAAAAGTGAATTTTTTGTTACCCATAAGTATTTTAAAAGTACAAATAAAAGTGTTCTTATTTTTATAGATACCCAAGAACAGAAATTAAAAAAAATTGAAAATATTACAAATCAGATATTGAATAAAAATTTAGAAAAAAAAGATTATATAAATGGTTTAGAAAAAATAAATAAAATTTGTGCTTTATAA
- a CDS encoding PhnD/SsuA/transferrin family substrate-binding protein, producing the protein MKTFRLFFLLFLALFLNADEFIDKNYSLACTIHSFDKVQQNKIKSSVYKVETLLAEVLRNELEVNIEFFDSEDEMLKSYIEYKRFNNAVFYLNYYLKNRKIIDKYTKEYFAFSSKDKFHSYVLLANNESKIKSIKDIKNKVYVNFLGDDNLHTWLDYKSLEKFKKPYKSLVKEQVNVKKASRAILNLYFNKADFTVVKKNVFDNMVKLNPALKKRLNIIDESKKIFLYGVGAFHKDTPNEVTEKFFKYTENLKIMKKLEYIYRLLDQSSLERITKEEMKDMVNFFEEYEYLKKRYNVN; encoded by the coding sequence ATGAAAACTTTTAGACTATTTTTTCTATTGTTTCTGGCATTGTTTTTAAATGCAGATGAATTTATAGATAAAAATTATAGTCTAGCTTGTACAATACATAGCTTTGATAAAGTTCAGCAAAATAAAATAAAAAGTTCAGTTTATAAGGTTGAAACTTTATTAGCTGAAGTTTTAAGAAATGAGCTTGAAGTAAATATAGAATTTTTTGATAGTGAAGATGAAATGCTTAAATCTTATATAGAATACAAGAGATTTAATAATGCAGTTTTCTATCTTAACTATTATCTAAAAAATAGAAAAATAATAGATAAGTATACTAAAGAATATTTTGCATTTTCTTCTAAAGATAAATTTCATAGTTATGTACTTTTAGCTAATAATGAATCAAAAATTAAATCTATAAAAGATATCAAAAATAAAGTCTATGTAAATTTTTTAGGTGATGATAATCTTCATACATGGTTAGATTATAAAAGTTTAGAAAAATTTAAAAAACCATATAAATCTTTAGTTAAAGAACAAGTTAATGTAAAAAAGGCAAGTAGAGCAATTTTGAATTTATATTTTAATAAAGCAGATTTTACGGTAGTGAAAAAAAATGTTTTTGATAATATGGTTAAGCTGAATCCTGCTTTGAAAAAAAGATTAAATATAATTGATGAATCAAAAAAAATATTTTTATATGGGGTTGGAGCTTTTCATAAAGATACACCTAATGAAGTCACAGAAAAATTTTTTAAATATACTGAAAATCTTAAAATTATGAAGAAGTTGGAGTACATTTATAGGTTGTTAGATCAATCTTCTTTAGAAAGAATTACTAAAGAAGAAATGAAAGATATGGTAAACTTTTTTGAAGAATATGAGTATTTGAAAAAGAGGTATAATGTTAATTAG
- a CDS encoding ATP-binding protein, protein MRSTLFLKIFVLIFFTMTIIFVFFTYQFIFTQKESILGAQQIKAKSIAQNIYISNSDAMVVEDEITLLESVQDFVSLNEDLESITITREKGSRIIVKKDNWSLVEREQLGNVNIARDFSYSIFDSDEYNKKIFKYIFPVYFNDIIWGDLILELDLVEYQKQVENIDNNAITLGVILLFTSLLISYTLAKMITAPIIQFNSITEEISKGNLSMKLDIKTNDEIGKLAQNFNKMVTALNETQKRLRESHSKLEERVEQRTKELNDLNENLEKRVDSEIRKRQEQEQLLIQQSKLASMGEMIGNIAHQWRQPLNALSLVMQNVQLAYELNELDDEFMEKSVKKVNLLANNMSKTIDDFRNFFKPNKEKEVFVLNDIVKKTLDIVDSTFEHHNIKIIQKFESKIKVFGFSNEFSQTILNIMNNSKDAFSENSIPNAKVTITVKNDKDYGIVSIEDNAGGIPQDIINKVFEPYFTTKEEGKGTGIGLYMSKIIVEQNMEGKLSVRNIENGAQFIVKIPLYKEFKIEKS, encoded by the coding sequence ATGAGATCAACTTTATTTCTTAAAATCTTTGTACTAATATTTTTTACAATGACTATAATTTTTGTATTTTTTACTTATCAATTTATTTTTACCCAAAAAGAATCTATTTTAGGTGCTCAACAAATAAAAGCAAAAAGTATTGCACAAAATATTTATATCTCAAATAGTGATGCTATGGTAGTTGAGGATGAGATTACCCTTTTGGAATCAGTACAAGACTTTGTTTCATTAAATGAGGATTTAGAATCTATTACAATTACAAGGGAAAAGGGAAGTAGAATAATTGTAAAAAAAGACAATTGGAGTTTAGTAGAAAGAGAGCAGTTAGGCAATGTAAATATTGCGAGGGATTTTTCATATTCAATTTTTGATTCAGACGAATATAATAAAAAGATTTTTAAATATATTTTTCCAGTATATTTTAATGATATTATTTGGGGGGATTTGATTTTAGAATTAGATTTAGTGGAATACCAAAAACAAGTTGAGAATATTGATAATAATGCTATAACTTTAGGTGTAATTTTACTTTTCACCTCTTTGCTTATTTCATATACTTTAGCAAAAATGATTACAGCACCTATCATCCAGTTTAACTCTATTACGGAAGAGATATCAAAGGGTAATTTATCTATGAAACTTGATATTAAAACTAATGATGAGATAGGAAAATTAGCCCAAAATTTTAATAAAATGGTTACTGCATTAAATGAGACTCAAAAAAGATTAAGGGAGTCCCATTCAAAATTAGAAGAGAGGGTTGAACAAAGAACAAAAGAGCTTAATGATTTAAATGAAAATCTAGAAAAAAGGGTTGATTCTGAGATTAGAAAAAGACAAGAACAAGAGCAGTTGTTGATACAACAATCAAAACTTGCTTCTATGGGTGAGATGATTGGAAATATCGCACATCAATGGAGACAACCTTTAAATGCATTAAGTTTAGTGATGCAAAATGTTCAGCTTGCATATGAATTAAATGAGTTAGATGATGAGTTTATGGAAAAATCAGTAAAAAAAGTAAATCTTCTGGCTAATAATATGTCAAAAACAATTGATGATTTTAGAAACTTTTTTAAACCTAATAAAGAAAAAGAGGTTTTTGTTTTAAATGATATTGTTAAAAAAACCTTAGATATTGTTGATTCAACCTTTGAACATCATAATATTAAGATAATACAAAAATTTGAGAGTAAAATTAAAGTATTTGGTTTTTCAAATGAGTTTTCTCAAACTATTTTAAATATTATGAATAATTCAAAAGATGCTTTTAGTGAAAACTCAATACCTAATGCAAAAGTCACTATTACAGTAAAAAATGATAAAGATTATGGAATCGTTTCTATTGAAGATAATGCAGGAGGAATTCCACAAGATATCATAAATAAAGTTTTTGAACCATATTTTACTACAAAAGAAGAGGGTAAAGGAACTGGTATTGGATTATATATGTCAAAAATTATAGTTGAACAAAATATGGAGGGTAAATTAAGCGTAAGAAATATTGAAAATGGGGCGCAGTTTATCGTTAAAATACCACTATATAAGGAATTTAAAATTGAAAAAAGTTGA
- a CDS encoding TolC family protein produces MFKNLVLVSLLVGSLCANEVSVNLDKAIETALKNNALNRISKLNLDIAKAQYEQALSANYPSIDAILYVNRDSKDTIYQQRGEFNLPADMVALLTPFGLSSTTINADIDTIAKGRDTIRGQVEVNYPIFTGGKISAIIEQARLNKEVKKQAIVREKANVVYDIKKYFYGYILTNELYTLIESIYKNMEFSRDITKEFLENGTELKINRSDYLNIKLLTSMIKSALSTIELNKEMLRSALANTMGLKHDDVLKIEYNQQEILKSNRQLQDLVKKASSLNPEINTINIALKIKDEQIKESKSDYYPMVNLFGNVSHTYNSYEYGYLNEDDENRWSLGLAVKMSLFNGFKTTNEVMEKKLDKKVMNEQKLLLEEGIALQLKNEFLKSSIGYEQVQTLKDAVNTAIESSDMNFKGYQYEMVEAEDLVKSQLMEVYVKSAYLKSVHDYMLSLATIDKLVGSKVDENF; encoded by the coding sequence ATGTTTAAAAATCTAGTTCTAGTAAGTTTGCTAGTGGGAAGTTTATGTGCAAACGAGGTGAGCGTAAATCTTGATAAAGCGATTGAAACTGCATTAAAAAATAATGCATTAAATAGAATTTCAAAATTAAATTTAGATATTGCAAAAGCTCAATATGAGCAAGCCTTAAGTGCAAACTATCCAAGTATAGATGCCATTTTATACGTGAATAGAGATAGTAAAGATACTATTTATCAGCAAAGAGGGGAATTTAATCTTCCTGCTGACATGGTTGCTTTATTAACTCCATTTGGCTTAAGCTCTACTACTATTAATGCTGATATTGATACTATTGCAAAAGGTAGAGATACCATTAGAGGTCAAGTTGAAGTTAATTATCCTATTTTTACAGGTGGCAAAATCTCAGCTATTATTGAACAAGCTAGATTAAATAAAGAGGTTAAAAAACAAGCAATAGTAAGGGAAAAAGCAAATGTTGTTTATGATATTAAAAAGTATTTTTATGGATATATTCTTACAAATGAGTTATATACTTTAATAGAAAGTATTTACAAAAATATGGAGTTTAGTAGAGATATAACTAAAGAGTTTTTAGAAAATGGTACAGAACTAAAAATTAATAGAAGTGATTATTTAAATATTAAACTTTTAACATCAATGATTAAATCAGCTTTGTCAACTATTGAATTAAATAAAGAGATGTTAAGATCAGCTTTAGCAAATACTATGGGGTTAAAACATGATGATGTTTTAAAAATTGAATACAACCAACAAGAAATTTTAAAAAGCAATAGACAACTTCAGGACTTAGTAAAAAAAGCTTCTTCATTAAACCCAGAGATTAATACTATAAATATTGCTTTAAAAATAAAAGATGAACAAATAAAAGAATCAAAATCTGATTATTACCCAATGGTTAATCTTTTTGGAAATGTAAGTCATACATATAACTCATATGAATATGGGTATCTAAATGAAGATGATGAAAATAGATGGAGTTTAGGACTTGCTGTTAAAATGTCTTTATTTAATGGTTTTAAAACTACAAATGAAGTAATGGAGAAAAAACTAGATAAAAAAGTTATGAATGAACAAAAACTTCTTTTAGAAGAAGGAATCGCCTTACAACTTAAAAATGAGTTTTTGAAAAGCTCAATTGGATATGAACAAGTTCAAACTTTAAAGGATGCAGTAAATACTGCAATTGAAAGTAGTGATATGAACTTTAAAGGATACCAATATGAAATGGTTGAAGCTGAAGATTTAGTTAAATCTCAATTAATGGAAGTGTATGTTAAATCTGCATATTTAAAAAGTGTTCATGATTATATGCTTTCTTTAGCTACTATTGATAAACTTGTTGGAAGCAAGGTAGATGAAAACTTTTAG